A genomic window from Flavobacterium hankyongi includes:
- a CDS encoding choice-of-anchor L domain-containing protein, protein MKKLYLLILLFFVIFAQAQLTVNNTQTPAQLVQNVLVGNGVTPFNIKFNGSTANASAIRDQVGEFVTNFNPTNLGLDRGLILSTGNAQVALGPNNSGAASLQTTTPTQNDPDLALLSGQTIRNVAIIEFDFLATGPNLRFDFVFASEEYPEFVGSINDSFGFFLSGPGISGPFSGGVAKNIAIVPSTTTPTTINTVNNGNANNGPCNNCAYYYNNLTTGQNPTTWNPAYSVQYDGFTKNLSAQAELICGQTYHIKLAIGNASDNLYDSAVFLKDFKIEPLVLTDASGADSYIGCEGPVTINSGISPVGNTIVWTHDTYVMTGITTPSITVTQPGIYQLSVYNSTGCLIARDDFQVIYYTNPLVEPLDLIACTSVSGPPYTYNLNQNVYMLNGQNASDFSIVYHSGSATGPVIPNGSLATYSSAGAGESIWVIIEDLNNTGCTFETSFLLNTTAGPSGSFSYTPATYCESITSPQAVTLSALTSGGVFSATPAGLIIDPTTGAITPNGSTPNTYTVHYDIVASGSCPAFSAPTFTVTINPAPTAPAVTVVQPTCTVTTGSITVTSPLGAGYEYSVDNGMNYQSNPLFPGLPPGSYIVIVRDISSSCVSSTTPVTINTPPGSPSIPLVGTTAPTCTADGSSTITNYDPTLTYTFTPAGPTVGAGGVITGMLVGTSYTVTATNATCSSAPSAAFSNLPMLITPVVPITSTTAATCTADGSSTITNYVAAQIYTFTPTGPTVGAGGVITGMVAGTSYTVTAGNGSCTSAASASFNNPVMLTTPVVPTINTASATCTANGSSTITNYVATLTYTFTPAGPTVGAGGVITGMLVGTSYTVTATNATCSSAPSAAFSNLPMLITPVVPITSTTAATCTADGSSTITNYVAAQTYTFTPTGPTVGAGGVITGMVAGTSYTVTAGNGSCTSAASASFNNPVMLTTPVVPTINTASATCTANGSSTITNYVATLTYTFTPAGPTVGAGGVITGMVIGTSYTVTAGNGSCSSVASAAFSNAAMLVTPVVPTTATTAATCTAAGSSTITNYVAGQTYTFTPTGPTVGAGGVITGMIAGTSYTVTAGNGSCTSAASASFNNPVMLTTPVVPTINTASATCTANGSSTITNYVATLTYTFTPAGPTVGAGGVITGMVIGTSYTVTAGNGSCSSVASAAFSNAAMLVTPVVPTTATTAATCAADGLSTITNYNAAQTYVFTPTGPTVGAGGVITGMTAGISYTVKASNGSCLSGASIAFKNPEKLTTPVMTLTNGYVCVDPNSGAVLNTYTITANLSATDYSFQWTDSSGAIVGGSGNSYTASAPGTYTAIATPLTSAVCPPLPAQATVVPSSWPQALDVVTSEYFADVMSINVMATPAGNYEYSLDGGDYQSSSVFTDVTPGEHTVTVRDVHQCGDISITTTLIDFPRYFTPNGDGYHDTWNISALQGQSNSKIHIFDRFGKLLKEIRPSSSGWNGTFNGQDLPSTDYWFVVFYQEKGQNKEFKSHFSLKR, encoded by the coding sequence ATGAAGAAACTTTACTTATTAATTTTATTGTTTTTTGTGATTTTTGCACAAGCACAGCTTACAGTAAACAATACTCAAACTCCAGCACAGTTAGTCCAAAATGTGTTGGTAGGCAATGGAGTAACTCCATTTAATATTAAATTTAATGGTTCTACTGCAAATGCTAGTGCGATTCGAGATCAAGTAGGAGAGTTTGTTACCAATTTTAATCCTACTAATTTAGGACTTGATAGAGGTTTAATTTTATCAACAGGTAATGCACAAGTTGCTCTTGGACCCAATAATTCTGGTGCTGCTAGTTTGCAAACTACCACGCCAACACAAAATGATCCAGACTTAGCTTTACTTTCTGGTCAAACAATTAGAAATGTTGCGATTATTGAATTCGATTTTTTGGCAACTGGACCTAATTTGCGTTTTGATTTTGTTTTTGCTTCAGAAGAATATCCTGAATTTGTTGGCAGTATAAACGATAGTTTTGGTTTTTTTTTAAGTGGACCTGGCATTTCAGGACCATTTAGTGGGGGTGTGGCAAAAAATATTGCCATAGTGCCTTCTACCACAACACCAACCACTATTAATACAGTTAATAATGGAAATGCAAATAATGGACCATGTAATAATTGCGCTTATTACTATAATAATTTAACAACAGGTCAAAATCCAACTACATGGAATCCAGCTTACTCGGTACAGTATGATGGTTTTACAAAAAACTTGAGTGCACAAGCTGAGTTAATCTGTGGACAAACATATCATATTAAATTAGCAATTGGAAACGCATCTGATAATTTATATGATTCAGCTGTTTTTCTTAAAGATTTTAAGATTGAACCATTGGTATTAACTGATGCTTCTGGTGCAGATTCATATATAGGTTGCGAAGGTCCAGTTACTATTAATTCAGGGATAAGTCCCGTTGGAAATACTATTGTATGGACCCATGATACTTATGTTATGACAGGTATTACTACACCATCAATAACGGTAACTCAACCTGGAATTTATCAATTAAGTGTTTATAATTCAACAGGCTGCTTAATTGCTCGAGATGATTTTCAAGTTATATATTATACAAATCCTTTGGTTGAACCACTTGATTTAATTGCGTGTACATCTGTAAGTGGACCTCCATACACATATAATCTTAATCAAAATGTTTATATGTTAAATGGGCAAAATGCTTCTGATTTTAGTATTGTGTATCACTCAGGTTCTGCTACTGGTCCTGTTATTCCAAATGGAAGCTTGGCGACTTATTCTAGTGCTGGTGCAGGTGAGTCTATTTGGGTAATAATAGAAGATTTGAATAATACAGGTTGTACTTTTGAAACATCTTTTTTACTAAATACTACAGCTGGTCCAAGTGGAAGTTTTAGTTACACACCTGCTACTTATTGTGAGTCGATTACATCGCCACAGGCTGTAACATTAAGTGCATTGACATCGGGAGGTGTTTTTAGTGCTACACCAGCAGGATTGATTATAGATCCAACTACAGGAGCAATTACACCAAATGGTAGTACACCTAATACATATACAGTTCATTATGATATAGTTGCATCGGGAAGTTGTCCAGCATTTTCGGCACCAACATTCACTGTGACAATAAATCCAGCTCCAACAGCGCCAGCAGTAACGGTTGTTCAACCAACATGTACGGTGACTACAGGTTCCATTACTGTAACTTCTCCATTAGGAGCGGGTTATGAATATAGTGTCGATAATGGCATGAACTATCAATCTAATCCATTATTTCCAGGATTACCACCTGGATCATACATAGTTATTGTAAGAGATATCAGTTCTTCTTGTGTATCTTCGACAACTCCTGTTACCATTAATACCCCTCCGGGATCACCTTCAATACCGCTTGTTGGAACAACAGCACCAACATGTACAGCAGATGGATCGAGCACAATCACAAATTACGATCCTACGTTAACTTATACTTTCACCCCAGCAGGTCCTACAGTAGGCGCAGGTGGAGTTATTACAGGTATGTTGGTTGGAACATCTTATACAGTAACAGCAACTAATGCGACTTGTTCTTCTGCTCCATCAGCAGCATTTAGTAATTTACCAATGCTAATTACTCCAGTAGTTCCAATAACTAGTACAACAGCGGCTACATGTACAGCAGATGGATCAAGCACGATTACAAATTATGTAGCAGCTCAAATCTATACTTTCACCCCAACAGGTCCAACAGTAGGCGCAGGTGGAGTGATTACAGGTATGGTTGCAGGAACGAGTTATACCGTGACAGCAGGTAATGGAAGTTGTACATCGGCAGCTTCGGCATCATTTAATAATCCAGTTATGCTTACAACTCCTGTAGTTCCAACAATAAACACAGCATCAGCAACTTGTACAGCAAATGGATCAAGTACGATAACCAATTATGTTGCGACGTTAACTTATACTTTCACCCCAGCAGGTCCTACAGTAGGCGCAGGTGGAGTTATTACAGGTATGTTGGTTGGAACATCTTATACAGTAACAGCAACTAATGCGACTTGTTCTTCTGCTCCATCAGCAGCATTTAGTAATTTACCAATGCTAATTACTCCAGTAGTTCCAATAACTAGTACAACAGCGGCTACATGTACAGCAGATGGATCAAGCACGATTACAAATTATGTAGCAGCTCAAACCTATACTTTCACCCCAACAGGTCCAACAGTAGGCGCAGGTGGAGTGATTACAGGTATGGTTGCAGGAACGAGTTATACCGTGACAGCAGGTAATGGAAGTTGTACATCGGCAGCTTCGGCATCATTTAATAATCCAGTTATGCTTACAACTCCTGTAGTTCCAACAATAAACACAGCATCAGCAACTTGTACAGCAAATGGATCAAGTACGATTACCAATTATGTTGCGACGTTAACTTATACTTTCACCCCAGCAGGTCCTACAGTAGGCGCAGGTGGAGTTATTACAGGTATGGTTATAGGAACGAGTTATACCGTGACGGCAGGTAATGGAAGTTGTTCATCAGTTGCATCAGCGGCATTTAGTAATGCAGCAATGTTAGTTACTCCAGTAGTTCCAACGACAGCAACAACAGCGGCTACATGTACAGCAGCTGGATCAAGCACGATTACAAATTATGTAGCGGGTCAAACCTATACTTTCACCCCAACAGGTCCAACAGTAGGCGCAGGTGGAGTTATTACAGGTATGATTGCTGGAACGAGTTATACCGTGACGGCAGGTAATGGAAGTTGTACATCGGCAGCTTCGGCATCATTTAATAATCCAGTTATGCTTACAACTCCTGTAGTTCCAACAATAAACACAGCATCAGCAACTTGTACAGCAAATGGATCAAGTACGATTACCAATTATGTTGCGACGTTAACTTATACTTTCACCCCAGCAGGTCCTACAGTTGGAGCAGGTGGAGTGATTACAGGTATGGTTATAGGAACGAGTTATACCGTGACGGCAGGTAATGGAAGTTGTTCATCAGTTGCATCAGCGGCATTTAGTAATGCAGCAATGTTAGTTACTCCAGTAGTTCCAACGACAGCAACAACAGCGGCTACATGTGCGGCAGATGGGTTGAGTACAATTACCAATTATAATGCTGCACAGACGTATGTTTTCACCCCAACAGGTCCAACAGTAGGCGCAGGTGGAGTTATTACAGGTATGACAGCAGGTATAAGTTATACGGTAAAGGCTAGTAACGGAAGTTGCTTATCGGGAGCATCGATAGCGTTTAAAAACCCTGAAAAACTTACCACTCCAGTGATGACCTTAACTAATGGCTATGTTTGTGTGGATCCAAATTCAGGAGCTGTGTTGAATACTTATACAATTACGGCTAATTTAAGCGCGACAGATTATAGTTTCCAATGGACAGATAGTTCAGGAGCGATAGTAGGAGGATCAGGAAATTCATATACAGCATCAGCACCAGGAACTTATACTGCAATTGCAACTCCACTCACATCGGCAGTATGTCCGCCATTACCAGCACAAGCTACAGTAGTTCCATCATCATGGCCACAGGCTTTAGATGTAGTTACTTCAGAATATTTTGCAGATGTAATGAGTATTAATGTAATGGCTACACCAGCAGGGAATTATGAATATTCGTTAGATGGTGGAGATTACCAAAGCAGCAGTGTGTTTACAGATGTAACACCTGGAGAAC
- a CDS encoding NifU family protein, which produces MKLITIKSTQNPNILKFEFSYFISPNQSFEFKNIDECKDSKLAQQLFYLPFVKTVYISGNFIAIEKFSIVEWDDVKHEVAEQMETYVNAGGEVVKPKEENKKVPVTVYAESTPNPSVMKFVASRLLTKSIVECKNIDETQASPLAKELFKFPFVKEVFIDENYISITKYTVSEWQDVTNEIRTFIKDFIESGNIAVDETKVEQLENQEKQQIKNFDNLDVTSQKIINIIEEYIKPAVAADGGNILFDSFSENDKTVKVILQGACSGCPSSTFTLKNGIENMLKEMLHDQELKVEALNG; this is translated from the coding sequence ATGAAATTAATCACTATAAAAAGCACTCAAAACCCGAATATATTGAAATTTGAATTTTCATATTTTATTAGCCCAAATCAAAGTTTTGAGTTTAAAAACATAGACGAATGCAAGGATTCTAAACTTGCTCAGCAACTATTCTACCTTCCTTTTGTTAAAACAGTTTACATTTCGGGAAATTTTATCGCTATTGAAAAATTTAGCATCGTAGAATGGGACGATGTAAAACATGAAGTGGCAGAACAAATGGAAACTTATGTTAATGCTGGTGGAGAGGTTGTAAAACCTAAAGAGGAAAATAAAAAAGTACCTGTAACAGTTTATGCAGAGAGCACACCAAATCCTTCTGTAATGAAGTTTGTCGCGAGTCGTTTATTAACTAAAAGCATTGTAGAATGTAAAAACATAGACGAAACACAAGCTTCACCTCTCGCAAAAGAATTATTTAAATTCCCTTTTGTAAAAGAAGTTTTTATCGATGAAAACTACATTTCTATAACCAAGTATACTGTTAGTGAGTGGCAAGATGTTACCAATGAAATTAGAACATTTATTAAAGATTTTATTGAAAGCGGAAATATTGCCGTTGATGAAACCAAAGTTGAACAATTAGAAAATCAAGAAAAACAACAAATTAAAAACTTCGACAATCTAGATGTTACTTCTCAAAAAATAATCAATATAATAGAAGAATATATTAAGCCTGCAGTTGCAGCTGATGGTGGGAATATATTGTTTGATTCATTTTCGGAAAACGACAAAACAGTAAAAGTAATTTTACAAGGAGCATGTAGTGGTTGTCCATCATCAACTTTCACACTTAAGAACGGTATTGAAAACATGCTAAAAGAAATGCTTCATGATCAAGAACTTAAAGTTGAAGCCTTAAACGGATAG
- a CDS encoding dodecin family protein codes for MSVLKVIEVLSSSTTSWEDATSKAVEKASKSVKHIRSVYVQDQSATVKDGKVTEYRVNLKLTFEIE; via the coding sequence ATGTCAGTATTAAAAGTAATTGAAGTTTTGTCAAGTTCGACAACCAGTTGGGAAGATGCAACATCTAAAGCAGTAGAAAAAGCATCAAAATCTGTTAAACATATTCGTTCCGTTTATGTACAAGATCAAAGCGCAACAGTAAAAGACGGAAAAGTAACTGAATACAGGGTTAATTTGAAGTTGACTTTTGAAATTGAGTAA
- a CDS encoding Rv0909 family putative TA system antitoxin, translating into MGIGSFFKNLFGSKEKVEEITEKVSDFADDAIAKAKESAAPLVDKVEDFAEQAGEKIKEFVPKAAETIDNIVDTVKEKAEAAIDKVEDLAHGAVNSAEEKANNFVDEKLDNTTEETK; encoded by the coding sequence ATGGGAATTGGAAGTTTTTTTAAGAATCTATTTGGCTCAAAAGAAAAAGTAGAAGAAATCACTGAAAAAGTAAGTGATTTTGCCGATGATGCTATTGCCAAGGCAAAAGAAAGCGCAGCGCCACTTGTAGACAAAGTTGAGGATTTTGCTGAACAAGCTGGTGAGAAAATCAAAGAATTTGTTCCTAAAGCTGCAGAAACAATAGACAACATAGTTGATACTGTAAAAGAAAAGGCAGAAGCTGCAATAGACAAAGTTGAAGATTTAGCACATGGAGCAGTAAATTCTGCAGAAGAAAAAGCAAACAACTTTGTTGATGAAAAATTAGACAATACAACAGAAGAAACTAAGTAA
- the tsaB gene encoding tRNA (adenosine(37)-N6)-threonylcarbamoyltransferase complex dimerization subunit type 1 TsaB, whose amino-acid sequence MTYILSIETATKNCSVSLSLNGDTISTREVSEEGYSHAEKLHVFIEEVLKEVQIDFSKLSAVAVSQGPGSYTGLRIGVSAAKGICYALNIPLIAIDTLEVLARKLSIDKGVIVPMIDARRMECYTAVFSSDFVLKREIKSEIITEDSFSDIDEIIHFVGDGAAKCKEVLKDKKFVYHDDSIFPSSKQMGALAFEKYKKSDTVNVAYFEPFYLKDFMITTSSAK is encoded by the coding sequence ATGACATATATTCTTTCAATAGAAACAGCAACTAAAAATTGTTCAGTATCACTATCGTTAAATGGTGATACAATAAGTACACGAGAAGTATCTGAGGAAGGATATTCACATGCTGAAAAACTACATGTTTTTATTGAAGAAGTTTTGAAAGAAGTTCAAATTGATTTCTCAAAATTATCGGCTGTTGCAGTAAGTCAAGGGCCAGGTTCTTATACTGGTCTGAGGATTGGTGTTTCAGCAGCTAAAGGTATTTGTTATGCGTTAAATATTCCTTTAATAGCAATTGATACATTAGAGGTGTTAGCCAGAAAACTTTCTATAGATAAAGGTGTAATTGTTCCTATGATTGATGCTAGAAGGATGGAGTGTTATACAGCTGTTTTTAGTTCAGATTTTGTTTTAAAAAGAGAAATTAAATCTGAAATTATTACTGAAGATTCATTTTCTGATATTGATGAAATAATCCATTTTGTAGGTGATGGTGCGGCTAAATGTAAAGAGGTTTTAAAAGATAAAAAATTTGTTTATCATGATGATTCTATTTTTCCATCTTCAAAACAAATGGGAGCTTTAGCATTTGAAAAATATAAAAAAAGCGACACTGTTAATGTCGCTTACTTTGAGCCTTTTTATCTAAAGGATTTTATGATTACTACATCATCAGCTAAATAA
- a CDS encoding efflux RND transporter periplasmic adaptor subunit has product MTKKTKYILLGGTVLLIITLLGLSKSGVIGNKKKGTEVEVVIVEHRTVVETVSATGKIQPEIEVKISSEVSGEIIALPVKEGQIVKKGDLLVRVNPELYVSGLNRSKSGLSNTKAGLSQADAQFKEAKSNYERNKKLFEKGVISRSEWEKSIATFEGAQAAKQAAYYNVESASATVSESKENLGKTAIYAPVDGTISKLDVELGERVLGTQQMAGTEMMRVANLNNMEVEVDVNENDIVKIEIGDSAKVEVDAYLKKEFKGIVTSISNSASTALSADQVTNFKVKVRIVKESYADLLKGKPSNFSPFRPGMTATVDIITERKENIVAVPISSVVMRTDTTATRNAYIDKDAKNEEEGNKPVVKNEKRYECVFVKSGDKVKLRIVTTGIQDDTFIEVLSGLKKGETIVSGPYTVVTKELNPGDQVYVKTKEEKEAESKKIKDKKDS; this is encoded by the coding sequence ATGACAAAAAAAACAAAATATATATTACTTGGTGGAACCGTTTTATTGATAATTACTTTGCTTGGTTTAAGTAAAAGTGGTGTTATTGGTAATAAAAAGAAAGGAACTGAGGTAGAAGTAGTTATTGTTGAACATAGAACTGTGGTAGAAACAGTTTCGGCTACTGGGAAAATTCAGCCCGAAATAGAGGTTAAAATATCATCTGAAGTTTCTGGAGAAATTATTGCTTTGCCTGTAAAAGAAGGACAAATAGTTAAAAAAGGAGATTTATTGGTTAGGGTTAATCCTGAATTATATGTTTCTGGTTTAAATAGATCAAAATCTGGTTTGTCTAATACTAAAGCAGGATTAAGTCAAGCTGATGCACAGTTTAAAGAAGCTAAATCAAATTATGAGCGTAATAAAAAACTTTTTGAAAAAGGAGTAATCTCTCGTTCTGAATGGGAAAAGTCAATAGCAACATTTGAAGGAGCTCAAGCAGCAAAACAAGCGGCATATTATAATGTAGAAAGTGCTTCGGCAACAGTGAGTGAGTCTAAAGAAAATTTAGGTAAAACAGCAATTTATGCCCCAGTTGACGGAACTATTTCAAAGCTTGATGTAGAATTAGGAGAAAGAGTTTTAGGAACTCAACAAATGGCAGGTACTGAAATGATGAGGGTTGCAAACCTTAATAATATGGAAGTTGAAGTTGATGTTAATGAAAACGATATTGTGAAAATTGAAATAGGTGATTCTGCTAAAGTTGAAGTTGATGCTTACTTGAAAAAAGAATTTAAAGGAATTGTAACTAGTATTTCAAACTCTGCAAGTACGGCACTCTCTGCTGATCAGGTGACTAATTTTAAAGTGAAAGTAAGAATTGTAAAAGAATCTTATGCTGACTTACTTAAAGGGAAACCGTCTAATTTTTCACCTTTTAGACCGGGAATGACAGCTACGGTAGATATTATTACTGAAAGAAAAGAAAATATTGTTGCTGTGCCAATCAGTTCGGTGGTAATGCGTACTGATACTACTGCGACAAGGAATGCTTATATTGATAAGGATGCTAAAAATGAAGAAGAAGGAAATAAGCCAGTCGTAAAAAACGAAAAACGCTATGAGTGTGTTTTTGTAAAAAGTGGTGATAAAGTAAAATTAAGAATTGTTACTACTGGAATTCAAGACGATACTTTTATAGAAGTACTTAGCGGATTGAAAAAGGGAGAAACAATTGTTTCTGGGCCTTATACGGTTGTAACTAAAGAGCTTAATCCTGGTGATCAGGTTTATGTGAAAACCAAAGAGGAAAAAGAAGCGGAAAGCAAAAAAATCAAAGATAAAAAAGACAGCTAA
- a CDS encoding TolC family protein, which yields MKQIKISGLFIILFMSLQSFGQEKKWTLEECVDYAIKNNISIKQTVLDNQTSKISKSDAFGNFLPTVNGQASHSWNIGLNQNITTGLLENQTTQFTSAGLNVNVDIYKGLQNQNQLRKANLSIIASQYQLTKIQEDVSLNVVNAYLQIVFNKESVKVQQEQLAYDNKQLEKTTELVEAGVIPKGDLLDVKATVATDNQRLIAAENALLISKLSLAQLLQLKEFTTFDIADGDVVVPESGILLQDPKTIYDKAKELRTELKIAQTNVSIAEKDVKIARAAYQPSLTGFYSFNTRAAYSDRVVGIVPNASNPTSVIGYVDGTGQEVVQPNFSPILGKPDAVFNQFSNNKGQNFGLSLQVPIFNGFAARNSVSRSKIALERSKIALQQSEVDLERTVYTAYTDTKGAQKSYEAAIVSYEARQKALEYAKERYEVGLMNVFDFNQAQNMFITAQSEVLRTKYDYIFRTKILEFYFGIPIFTKQ from the coding sequence ATGAAGCAAATTAAAATTAGTGGTTTATTTATAATTCTTTTTATGTCACTTCAGTCTTTTGGGCAAGAAAAAAAGTGGACCTTAGAAGAATGTGTAGACTACGCTATTAAAAATAATATTTCAATAAAGCAAACTGTTTTAGATAATCAAACATCTAAAATAAGTAAGAGTGATGCTTTTGGTAATTTCTTGCCAACCGTCAATGGTCAGGCTTCACATTCATGGAATATAGGTTTAAACCAAAATATCACTACAGGTTTATTAGAAAATCAAACAACACAGTTTACTTCTGCAGGATTAAATGTCAATGTTGATATTTACAAGGGTTTGCAAAATCAAAACCAACTTAGAAAAGCTAATCTTTCGATAATTGCTTCTCAGTATCAGTTAACGAAAATACAGGAAGACGTTTCTTTAAATGTGGTTAATGCTTATTTGCAAATTGTATTTAATAAAGAAAGCGTGAAGGTGCAACAAGAGCAATTAGCTTATGATAACAAGCAATTGGAAAAAACAACTGAACTTGTTGAAGCTGGCGTTATTCCTAAAGGAGATTTGTTGGATGTTAAAGCGACAGTAGCTACAGATAATCAAAGGTTAATTGCTGCAGAAAATGCATTGTTGATTTCTAAATTAAGTTTAGCTCAGTTATTGCAGTTAAAAGAATTTACAACTTTTGATATTGCTGATGGAGATGTGGTTGTTCCCGAAAGTGGAATCTTACTTCAAGATCCTAAAACGATTTATGATAAAGCAAAGGAATTACGTACTGAATTAAAAATTGCTCAAACTAATGTGTCGATTGCAGAAAAAGACGTGAAAATTGCACGTGCTGCTTATCAACCATCATTAACTGGATTTTACAGTTTTAATACTAGAGCCGCTTATTCTGACAGAGTTGTTGGTATTGTTCCAAATGCTTCAAATCCAACTTCAGTAATTGGATATGTTGATGGAACGGGACAAGAAGTAGTTCAGCCTAATTTTTCGCCTATTTTAGGTAAGCCAGATGCTGTTTTTAATCAGTTTAGCAATAATAAAGGTCAAAATTTTGGGCTTTCATTGCAGGTGCCAATCTTTAATGGTTTTGCAGCACGAAATAGTGTTTCCAGATCAAAAATTGCGTTGGAACGTTCAAAAATTGCACTACAACAATCTGAAGTTGATTTAGAAAGAACGGTTTATACAGCTTATACAGATACAAAAGGAGCTCAAAAATCGTATGAAGCAGCTATAGTTTCGTATGAAGCAAGACAAAAAGCATTGGAATATGCTAAAGAAAGATATGAAGTTGGATTAATGAATGTATTTGATTTTAATCAAGCTCAAAATATGTTTATCACAGCTCAATCTGAAGTGTTAAGAACAAAATATGACTATATTTTTAGAACAAAAATTTTAGAATTCTATTTCGGTATTCCGATTTTTACAAAACAATAG
- a CDS encoding DUF4403 family protein, with protein MKPEPDEALPIKYPITSSYISFPVNLSLKDIETQTNKSLNGLIYEDNDLEDDKTQMKIWKSAPILISEENNKLKTIVPLKIWAKVKYGTDALGMNIYDIREFNLNGTITLLSDVKMSNWKVTTITSLENIEWQESPTITIAGKLVSITYLVNPTIRIFKSKIERKIDESLNKTLDFKSNMLDLMQKVSDPIEMSATYQSWLKVTPQELYATEAQLKANAVNLTVGLKCLMESSIGLKPKSFFDRNKIVLKTTSNLPDKVVANITAVSTFQDASRIMTQNFKGQEFGSGKRKVTIQNVEIWHKRGKMIIALDMLGSLNGRIYLSGLPQFDAEKKELYFDDLDYALETKSRLMKTANWLFQGMVLTKIKESCRYSIQPNLDEGKKTMLQYLNNYSPVTGVFVNGKMNDITFEKVQLTNTSIVAFLGITGNIKVNINGM; from the coding sequence ATGAAGCCAGAACCTGATGAAGCCTTGCCTATAAAATACCCCATAACATCTTCTTACATTAGTTTTCCAGTAAACTTATCATTAAAAGACATAGAAACTCAAACTAACAAATCATTAAATGGATTGATTTATGAAGACAATGATTTAGAAGATGATAAAACTCAAATGAAAATTTGGAAAAGCGCTCCTATTTTAATTTCTGAAGAAAATAATAAACTAAAAACTATTGTTCCGCTAAAAATTTGGGCTAAAGTAAAATATGGCACAGATGCTTTAGGAATGAATATTTATGACATTAGAGAGTTTAATTTAAACGGAACTATAACTCTTTTAAGTGATGTAAAAATGAGTAATTGGAAAGTCACTACAATTACATCATTAGAAAATATTGAATGGCAAGAAAGCCCAACAATAACTATCGCAGGAAAATTAGTATCTATAACTTACTTAGTAAACCCAACAATAAGAATATTCAAATCTAAAATCGAGAGAAAGATAGACGAATCACTGAATAAGACATTGGATTTTAAATCCAACATGCTCGATTTAATGCAAAAAGTAAGTGATCCAATCGAAATGAGTGCTACTTATCAATCTTGGTTAAAAGTAACTCCGCAAGAATTGTATGCAACCGAAGCTCAACTTAAAGCGAATGCCGTTAACTTGACTGTAGGACTAAAGTGTTTGATGGAATCAAGCATTGGTTTAAAACCAAAATCGTTTTTTGATAGAAATAAAATTGTTTTAAAAACCACTTCTAATTTACCTGATAAAGTTGTTGCAAACATTACTGCAGTTTCTACTTTTCAGGATGCATCAAGAATAATGACACAGAACTTCAAAGGACAGGAATTTGGCTCTGGAAAAAGAAAAGTGACAATTCAGAATGTTGAAATTTGGCACAAACGTGGCAAAATGATAATTGCATTAGATATGTTGGGAAGTCTTAATGGAAGAATTTATCTTTCAGGTTTGCCTCAATTTGATGCTGAAAAAAAAGAATTATATTTTGATGACTTAGATTATGCCTTGGAAACAAAAAGTCGTTTAATGAAAACTGCCAACTGGCTTTTTCAAGGAATGGTTTTAACCAAAATAAAAGAAAGTTGCCGCTATTCTATTCAACCTAATTTAGACGAAGGAAAGAAGACAATGCTTCAATACCTAAATAACTACTCTCCTGTAACTGGCGTTTTTGTAAATGGAAAAATGAATGATATAACTTTTGAAAAAGTACAACTTACAAATACCTCTATAGTTGCTTTTTTAGGAATAACTGGAAATATTAAGGTAAACATCAACGGAATGTAG